From a region of the Nocardioides ginsengisegetis genome:
- a CDS encoding YebC/PmpR family DNA-binding transcriptional regulator: MSGHSKWATTKHKKAIVDAKRGKMFAKLIKNVEVAARMGGGDPTGNPTLYDAIQKAKKSSVPNDNIDRAVKRGSGAETGGADYQTIMYEGYGPAGVAMLIECLTDNKNRAAMEVRTAMSRNGGSLADPGSVSFLFNRKGVVVVPVEQDGKTITEDDLLEATLEAGADAVNDLGDAFEVVSEATDLVGVRTALQAAGIDYDSADAQFVPDMQVQLDKDAAAKMFRLVDVLEDLDDVQNLYANFDVSDEIMEQLEDA; encoded by the coding sequence ATGTCCGGCCACTCCAAATGGGCGACCACGAAGCACAAGAAGGCGATCGTCGACGCCAAGCGCGGCAAGATGTTCGCCAAGCTGATCAAGAACGTCGAGGTCGCGGCCCGCATGGGCGGCGGTGACCCCACCGGCAACCCCACGCTCTACGACGCCATCCAGAAGGCCAAGAAGTCCTCGGTCCCCAACGACAACATCGACCGCGCGGTCAAGCGCGGCTCCGGTGCGGAGACGGGCGGCGCGGACTACCAGACGATCATGTACGAGGGCTACGGCCCGGCCGGCGTCGCGATGCTGATCGAGTGCCTCACCGACAACAAGAACCGCGCCGCCATGGAGGTCCGCACCGCCATGTCCCGCAACGGCGGCTCGCTCGCCGACCCGGGCTCGGTGTCCTTCCTCTTCAACCGCAAGGGCGTCGTGGTCGTGCCGGTCGAGCAGGACGGCAAGACGATCACCGAGGACGACCTCCTCGAGGCCACCCTCGAGGCCGGCGCCGACGCGGTCAACGACTTGGGCGACGCGTTCGAGGTCGTCTCCGAAGCCACCGACCTGGTCGGCGTCCGCACGGCGCTCCAGGCGGCCGGCATCGACTACGACTCCGCCGACGCGCAGTTCGTCCCGGACATGCAGGTGCAGCTCGACAAGGACGCCGCGGCCAAGATGTTCCGCCTCGTCGACGTGCTCGAGGACCTCGACGACGTCCAGAACCTCTACGCCAACTTCGACGTCTCCGACGAGATCATGGAGCAGTTGGAGGACGCCTGA
- the ruvC gene encoding crossover junction endodeoxyribonuclease RuvC: MGIDPGLTRCGLGVVEGMVGRPLTLIDVNVVRTSAQLPVAQRLVTIEKGIDAWLDEHQPDAVAVERVFARSDVSTVMGTAQASGIALVCAARRGLPVALHTPSEVKAAVSGNGRADKAQVGAMVARILRLDAPPKPADAADALALAITHIWRGGAQARIDAALAAAGRRTS, encoded by the coding sequence CTGGGGATCGACCCCGGCCTGACCCGCTGCGGGCTGGGCGTGGTCGAGGGCATGGTCGGTCGTCCGCTCACGCTCATCGACGTCAACGTCGTGCGCACCTCGGCCCAGTTGCCGGTCGCGCAACGGCTGGTGACGATCGAGAAGGGCATCGACGCCTGGCTCGACGAGCACCAGCCCGACGCGGTCGCGGTGGAGCGGGTCTTCGCGCGCTCCGACGTGAGCACGGTCATGGGGACCGCCCAGGCGAGCGGCATCGCGCTGGTGTGCGCGGCCCGGCGTGGCCTGCCCGTCGCCCTGCACACGCCGAGCGAGGTGAAGGCCGCGGTCTCCGGCAACGGCCGCGCCGACAAGGCACAGGTCGGGGCGATGGTGGCCCGCATCCTGCGGCTCGACGCCCCGCCCAAGCCCGCCGACGCCGCCGACGCGCTGGCGCTGGCCATCACCCACATCTGGCGCGGTGGCGCGCAGGCCCGCATCGACGCGGCGCTCGCCGCCGCCGGAAGGAGAACGTCATGA
- the ruvA gene encoding Holliday junction branch migration protein RuvA translates to MIAFVRGQVAAVTLNSAVLEVGGVGLELMCTPGTLATLRPGHAATLPTSMVVREDSLTLFGFADEDEKQIFELVQTASGVGPKVAQAITAVLAPDDLRRAIASDDVKTLTRVPGIGQKGAQRIILELKDRIGAPTGGRTIGAPAGAAPWRDQVHQGLVGLGWPARDAEKAVESVSDLAGPSPDVPSLLRAALQSLSRA, encoded by the coding sequence ATGATCGCCTTCGTGCGCGGCCAGGTCGCCGCGGTCACCCTCAACAGCGCGGTGCTCGAGGTCGGGGGAGTGGGCCTCGAGCTCATGTGCACCCCCGGCACCCTCGCGACCCTCCGGCCCGGGCACGCGGCGACGCTGCCGACGAGCATGGTGGTCCGCGAGGACTCCCTGACCCTCTTCGGCTTCGCGGACGAGGACGAGAAGCAGATCTTCGAGCTCGTGCAGACCGCCTCGGGGGTCGGGCCCAAGGTGGCGCAGGCGATCACGGCAGTGCTCGCACCCGACGACCTCCGCCGCGCCATCGCCTCGGACGACGTCAAGACCCTGACCCGGGTGCCCGGCATCGGCCAGAAGGGCGCCCAGCGCATCATCCTGGAGCTCAAGGACCGGATCGGCGCCCCCACCGGCGGTCGCACGATCGGCGCACCCGCCGGCGCCGCGCCCTGGCGCGACCAGGTCCACCAGGGCCTGGTCGGGCTCGGCTGGCCCGCGCGTGACGCCGAGAAGGCGGTCGAGTCCGTGTCCGACCTCGCCGGCCCCAGCCCCGACGTACCCTCGCTCCTGCGCGCCGCCCTCCAGTCGCTGAGCAGGGCCTGA
- the ruvB gene encoding Holliday junction branch migration DNA helicase RuvB yields MYDEDLDAAEEQHLRSLTAAEAEGDERAVEAALRPRTLDEVVGQSRVREQLGLVLEAARQRGRAPDHVLLSGPPGLGKTTLAMIIAHEMATPLRLTSGPAITHAGDLAAILSGMNDGDVLFVDEIHRMSRPAEEMLYMAMEDFRVDVVIGKGPGATAIPLEIPPFTLVGATTRAGLLPGPLRDRFGFTGHLEFYEPHELDLIVHRSSGLLGVELTSDGAAEIASRSRGTPRIANRLLRRVRDYAQVRADGVVTLGVARSALDLYEVDELGLDRLDRAVIDVLCRRFGGGPVGVSTLAVAVGEERETVEEVAEPFLVRNGFLARTPRGRVATAAAWLHLGLTPPASTAPQAVEEALFEE; encoded by the coding sequence ATGTACGACGAGGACCTGGACGCCGCCGAGGAGCAACACCTCCGGTCGCTGACCGCCGCCGAGGCCGAGGGTGACGAGCGTGCGGTCGAGGCGGCGTTGCGCCCCCGCACCCTCGACGAGGTCGTGGGCCAGTCGCGGGTGCGCGAGCAGCTCGGCCTGGTGCTCGAGGCGGCCCGCCAGCGTGGCCGCGCCCCCGACCACGTGCTGCTCTCCGGTCCGCCCGGACTCGGCAAGACCACGCTGGCGATGATCATCGCCCACGAGATGGCCACGCCGCTGCGCCTGACCAGCGGCCCGGCGATCACCCACGCGGGCGACCTCGCCGCGATCCTCTCCGGCATGAACGACGGCGACGTGCTCTTCGTCGACGAGATCCACCGCATGTCCCGGCCCGCCGAGGAGATGCTCTACATGGCGATGGAGGACTTCCGGGTCGACGTGGTCATCGGCAAGGGGCCCGGCGCCACGGCCATCCCGCTGGAGATCCCGCCGTTCACCCTGGTCGGGGCGACCACCCGGGCCGGGCTGCTGCCGGGTCCGCTGCGCGACCGGTTCGGCTTCACCGGCCACCTGGAGTTCTACGAGCCCCACGAGCTGGACCTCATCGTGCACCGCTCCTCCGGACTGCTCGGGGTCGAGCTGACCTCCGACGGTGCCGCCGAGATCGCCTCGCGGTCCCGCGGCACCCCCCGCATCGCCAACCGCCTGCTCCGTCGCGTCCGTGACTACGCTCAGGTGCGCGCCGACGGCGTCGTCACCCTCGGCGTCGCCCGGTCGGCGCTCGACCTCTACGAGGTCGACGAGCTCGGCCTCGACCGGCTCGACCGGGCGGTCATCGACGTGCTCTGCCGTCGCTTCGGCGGGGGACCGGTCGGTGTCTCGACCCTCGCGGTCGCCGTCGGTGAGGAGCGCGAGACCGTCGAGGAGGTCGCCGAGCCCTTCCTGGTGCGCAACGGCTTCCTCGCCCGCACCCCCCGCGGGCGGGTCGCCACCGCCGCCGCGTGGCTCCACCTCGGCCTCACGCCGCCCGCCTCGACCGCCCCGCAGGCGGTCGAGGAGGCCCTGTTCGAGGAGTGA
- the yajC gene encoding preprotein translocase subunit YajC yields MPEIVSLLPLVGIALLFWFLLIRPQSKRQRELATMQQALKTGDEVMLTSGIFGTLRETEEDHVRVEIAEGVTIKVARGAIGSVANPGLEHLEPEEN; encoded by the coding sequence GTGCCGGAGATCGTCTCCCTGCTGCCCCTGGTGGGCATTGCCCTCCTGTTCTGGTTCCTGCTGATCCGGCCCCAGAGCAAGCGTCAGCGGGAACTCGCCACGATGCAGCAAGCGTTGAAGACCGGTGACGAGGTCATGCTGACCTCGGGCATCTTCGGCACCCTCCGCGAGACGGAGGAGGACCACGTCCGGGTCGAGATCGCCGAGGGAGTGACCATCAAGGTCGCCCGCGGCGCCATCGGATCGGTCGCCAACCCAGGGCTCGAGCACCTCGAGCCGGAGGAGAACTGA
- the secD gene encoding protein translocase subunit SecD — translation MARKTARPGRTLVVFFLGLAISYGLVALGGAWKPALGLDLQGGTRITLTATGNPTPENLKEAANIIDQRVNGSGVSEAEVTTQGNQYIVVEIPGESRRDLVETVKRQAQLRFRLVACSTRDASCGGAPATDPGAGVTTQPTPSASPSAKASQKPKSSGKNRAPFLLDGKKKAGSSASPSASPSDSASSTPSATPAPDGGDLVGDPLKWKDNPDAASVAAYNKFQCPTDGSAPIVEDDSSKPLITCDDQGIKYLLSAAMIEGTDLKSASAQIPSNQVNWVVSLAFNGTGTDEFTKISKALYGTQDQFAVVLDGQVLSAPTMNGLITNGQAQIEGNFTESTAQSLATSLKYGALPIAFDKNGTSVETVGPSLAGDQLSAGITAGIAGLILVMLYCLVYYRGLGLVVIASLLVAGATTYSMVLLLSKGAGFTLSLPGIAGLIVAVGITADSFIVFFERIRDEMRDGKSMRVAVEAGWVRARNTCLAADSISLLAAVVLYIFAAGVVKGFAFALGLSTVIDLAIFFWFTHPMVSLLARRPFFNKGHKLSGLDAENLGIDRITVGGRA, via the coding sequence ATGGCACGCAAGACCGCTCGCCCGGGACGCACCCTCGTGGTGTTCTTCCTCGGACTGGCGATCTCCTACGGTCTGGTGGCCCTTGGTGGCGCCTGGAAGCCCGCCCTGGGCCTGGACCTGCAGGGAGGCACCCGGATCACCCTGACGGCGACCGGCAACCCCACCCCGGAGAACCTCAAGGAAGCCGCGAACATCATCGACCAGCGGGTCAACGGCTCCGGTGTCTCCGAGGCGGAGGTGACCACGCAGGGCAACCAGTACATCGTCGTCGAGATCCCCGGCGAGAGCCGCCGCGACCTCGTCGAGACCGTGAAGCGTCAGGCGCAGCTGCGCTTCCGCCTCGTCGCCTGCTCGACGCGTGACGCCTCCTGTGGTGGCGCCCCCGCGACCGACCCCGGCGCCGGCGTGACCACGCAGCCCACGCCCAGCGCGAGCCCGTCGGCGAAGGCCTCCCAGAAGCCCAAGTCCAGCGGCAAGAACCGCGCCCCCTTCCTGCTCGACGGGAAGAAGAAGGCCGGGTCGTCCGCGAGCCCCTCGGCCAGCCCGTCGGACAGCGCTTCCTCCACCCCGTCGGCCACGCCGGCGCCGGACGGTGGCGACCTCGTCGGCGACCCGCTGAAGTGGAAGGACAACCCCGACGCCGCGTCGGTGGCTGCCTACAACAAGTTCCAGTGCCCGACCGACGGCTCCGCGCCGATCGTCGAGGACGACTCCTCCAAGCCGCTGATCACGTGTGACGACCAGGGGATCAAGTACCTCCTCTCGGCCGCCATGATCGAGGGCACGGACCTGAAGAGCGCGTCCGCTCAGATCCCCTCCAACCAGGTCAACTGGGTCGTCTCGCTCGCCTTCAACGGCACCGGCACGGACGAGTTCACCAAGATCTCCAAGGCGCTCTACGGCACCCAGGACCAGTTCGCGGTCGTGCTGGACGGCCAGGTCCTGTCGGCCCCGACGATGAACGGCCTGATCACCAACGGCCAGGCCCAGATCGAGGGCAACTTCACCGAGTCGACCGCGCAGAGCCTCGCCACGTCGCTGAAGTACGGCGCGCTGCCGATCGCCTTCGACAAGAACGGCACGTCCGTGGAGACCGTGGGTCCCTCGCTCGCGGGTGACCAGCTCTCCGCCGGCATCACGGCGGGCATCGCCGGCCTGATCCTGGTGATGCTCTACTGCCTCGTCTACTACCGCGGCCTCGGGCTCGTCGTCATCGCCTCGCTGCTGGTGGCCGGCGCCACGACGTACTCCATGGTGCTGCTGCTCTCGAAGGGCGCTGGCTTCACGCTCTCGCTCCCGGGCATCGCGGGCCTGATCGTCGCGGTCGGCATCACGGCCGACTCGTTCATCGTGTTCTTCGAGCGGATCCGTGACGAGATGCGCGACGGCAAGTCGATGCGCGTCGCGGTCGAGGCCGGCTGGGTCCGTGCGCGGAACACCTGCCTGGCCGCCGACAGCATCTCGCTGCTGGCCGCCGTCGTCCTGTACATCTTCGCCGCGGGCGTCGTGAAGGGCTTCGCGTTCGCGCTGGGCCTCTCCACGGTCATCGACCTGGCGATCTTCTTCTGGTTCACCCATCCGATGGTCTCGCTCCTGGCCCGGCGCCCCTTCTTCAACAAGGGACACAAGCTCTCCGGCCTGGACGCAGAGAACCTCGGTATCGACCGCATCACCGTGGGAGGGAGGGCCTGA
- the secF gene encoding protein translocase subunit SecF yields MGKFSRLGNDLYTGRRSIDFIGRKWLWYALSGVIVLLAIGGLSLKGLDMGIEFVGGAQYKVNLESSQVTQDNADKLRAAVADTGIDNAKSPVVTTSGTNTIIVQTEPLTDAESATVSQTILDTVDAKPDALSQDEIGASWGKEVAKRSVIGLVVFLVLVVLFIWAYFREWKMSVAAIVALAHDVLITVGVYALSGFEVTPATVTGVLTILGFSLYDTVVVFDKVRENTKSLRERRTTYAAAANLAVNQTLVRSINTSFVALIPVGAILYVGAVQLGSGSLKDLALALFVGMAAGAYSSIFIATPLLVQMKAGESEVMQAEKRDAARKLKEADRYASVPAFTEDMPIQAEPGTPEERRGAVRSEESAPQSTAPAPRTPEAAGRGRVAPQTHRPVGDSGASGRQQPSRQTRSKRGKK; encoded by the coding sequence ATGGGCAAGTTCTCGCGTCTCGGCAACGACCTGTACACCGGCCGCCGCTCGATCGACTTCATCGGTCGCAAGTGGCTCTGGTACGCCCTGTCCGGGGTCATCGTCCTGCTCGCCATCGGAGGCCTGTCCCTCAAGGGCCTCGACATGGGCATCGAGTTCGTCGGTGGTGCCCAGTACAAGGTCAACCTGGAGAGCAGCCAGGTCACCCAGGACAACGCCGACAAGCTCCGTGCCGCCGTCGCCGACACCGGCATCGACAACGCCAAGTCCCCGGTGGTCACCACCTCCGGCACCAACACGATCATCGTGCAGACCGAGCCGCTCACCGACGCGGAGAGTGCCACGGTTTCCCAGACGATCCTCGACACCGTCGACGCCAAGCCCGACGCACTGTCGCAGGACGAGATCGGCGCCAGCTGGGGCAAGGAGGTCGCCAAGCGGTCGGTGATCGGCCTCGTGGTCTTCCTGGTCCTCGTGGTGCTCTTCATCTGGGCCTACTTCCGTGAGTGGAAGATGTCGGTCGCGGCGATCGTCGCGCTGGCCCACGACGTCCTGATCACGGTCGGCGTCTACGCCCTGTCCGGGTTCGAGGTCACCCCGGCCACCGTCACAGGTGTGCTCACCATCCTCGGTTTCTCGCTCTACGACACCGTGGTGGTCTTCGACAAGGTCCGCGAGAACACCAAGAGCCTCCGGGAGCGCCGTACGACGTACGCCGCCGCTGCCAACCTCGCGGTCAACCAGACCCTGGTGCGCTCGATCAACACCTCGTTCGTGGCGCTGATCCCGGTCGGCGCGATCCTCTACGTCGGCGCCGTCCAGCTCGGGTCGGGCTCGCTGAAGGACCTCGCGCTCGCGCTGTTCGTCGGCATGGCCGCCGGTGCCTACTCCTCGATCTTCATCGCCACCCCGCTGCTCGTGCAGATGAAGGCGGGGGAGTCCGAGGTCATGCAGGCCGAGAAGCGCGACGCGGCCCGCAAGCTCAAGGAGGCCGACCGCTACGCGTCGGTCCCCGCCTTCACCGAGGACATGCCGATCCAGGCCGAGCCCGGCACGCCCGAGGAGCGTCGTGGCGCGGTCCGGTCCGAGGAGTCCGCTCCGCAGTCGACAGCGCCCGCACCGCGCACGCCCGAGGCCGCCGGCCGCGGCCGGGTCGCACCGCAGACCCACCGGCCCGTGGGCGACAGCGGTGCCTCGGGTCGCCAGCAGCCGAGCCGTCAGACGAGGTCCAAGCGGGGCAAGAAGTGA
- a CDS encoding adenine phosphoribosyltransferase: protein MAAARASLERLVLDVHDFPEPGIVFKDITPLLADHDAFRTVIEALASAGRDADGNVVVDKVAGMEARGFILAAPVALALGIGFVPVRKVGKLPRETHAVSFALEYGEATLELHRDAVAPGDRVLMVDDVLATGGTVRATRELIEACGATAHAVAVLMELGFLPGRETIGDLSVTTLMTV, encoded by the coding sequence CTGGCCGCGGCGCGCGCGTCGCTCGAGCGGCTGGTCCTCGACGTCCACGACTTCCCCGAGCCGGGGATCGTCTTCAAGGACATCACGCCGCTCCTGGCCGACCACGACGCGTTCCGGACCGTGATCGAGGCGCTCGCCTCGGCCGGTCGGGACGCCGACGGCAACGTCGTCGTGGACAAGGTGGCCGGCATGGAGGCGCGCGGGTTCATCCTCGCCGCCCCCGTGGCGCTGGCCCTCGGCATCGGCTTCGTCCCGGTCCGCAAGGTCGGCAAGCTGCCCCGCGAGACCCACGCCGTCTCGTTCGCCCTGGAGTACGGCGAGGCGACCCTCGAGCTGCACCGCGATGCCGTGGCGCCGGGTGACCGGGTGCTGATGGTCGACGACGTGCTCGCCACCGGCGGCACGGTCCGGGCGACCCGCGAGCTGATCGAGGCGTGCGGGGCCACGGCCCACGCGGTCGCGGTCCTCATGGAGCTGGGCTTCCTGCCCGGGCGCGAGACCATCGGTGACCTGTCGGTCACGACCCTGATGACGGTCTGA
- a CDS encoding RelA/SpoT family protein yields the protein MGSRNQPGNPVLEPLFRAVKANHPKADLALLERAYLIAEKMHGSQMRKSGDPYITHPLAVTTILADIGMTEPTLVAALLHDTVEDTPYTLEEVRRDFGDEVAHLVDGVTKLDKVKYGDSAQAETIRKMIVAMSRDIRVLVIKLADRLHNMRTLRYVPQASQERTSRETLDIYAPLAHRLGMNTLKWELEDLAFATLHPKIYDEIVRMVAERSPSRDQFLAEVIAQVQTDLREAKVKATVTGRPKHYYSIYQKMIVGGREFSDIYDLVGIRVLVEEDRDCYSVLGVLHSRWNPVLGRFKDYVAMPKFNMYQSLHTTVIGPQGKPVELQIRTFAMHRRAEYGVAAHWKYKEDGRNGVDTDRRAADFENSGDMTWVRQLLDWQSEVEDPGEFLESLRFEINRAEVYVFTPRGDVIALPTAATPVDFAYAVHTEVGHHTIGARVNGRLVPLESTLDNGDVVEVFTSKSATAGPSRDWLTFVKSPRARSKIRQWFTKERREEAIDQGKEQIAKLMRKEGLPLKRLMSHESLTLAAVHFKLADVSALYAAVGEGNVSAQAVVRRVVDLHGGNDGAAEDLAEGVTITGRRSRSRVQAGGDSGVIVKGAADVWVKLAKCCTPVPPDAILGFVTKGGGVSVHRQDCTNASALKEQPERLLEVEWAPTGQSTFLVNIQVEALDRARLLSDITMVLSDAHVNILSASLSTTRDRVAKSRFTFEMAEAKHLDNVLRAVRSVPGVFDAYRVTQ from the coding sequence ATGGGCTCGCGCAACCAGCCCGGCAACCCGGTGCTGGAGCCGCTGTTCCGCGCCGTGAAGGCCAACCACCCGAAGGCCGACCTGGCGCTGCTCGAGCGCGCCTATCTCATCGCCGAGAAGATGCACGGCTCGCAGATGCGCAAGAGCGGCGATCCCTACATCACCCACCCGCTCGCGGTCACCACGATCCTCGCCGACATCGGCATGACCGAGCCGACGCTGGTCGCCGCGCTGCTCCACGACACGGTCGAGGACACGCCGTACACCCTGGAGGAGGTGCGCCGCGACTTCGGCGACGAGGTCGCCCACCTCGTCGACGGCGTGACCAAGCTCGACAAGGTCAAGTACGGCGACTCTGCGCAGGCGGAGACCATCCGCAAGATGATCGTCGCGATGTCGCGCGACATCCGGGTGCTGGTCATCAAGCTCGCCGACCGCCTGCACAACATGCGCACGCTGCGCTACGTCCCGCAGGCCAGCCAGGAGCGCACGTCCCGCGAGACCCTCGACATCTACGCGCCGCTGGCCCACCGGCTCGGTATGAACACCCTCAAGTGGGAGCTCGAGGACCTCGCGTTCGCGACCCTGCACCCCAAGATCTACGACGAGATCGTGCGGATGGTGGCCGAGCGCTCGCCCTCCCGCGACCAGTTCCTCGCCGAGGTGATCGCCCAGGTGCAGACCGACCTGCGCGAGGCGAAGGTGAAGGCGACCGTCACCGGCCGCCCGAAGCACTACTACTCGATCTACCAGAAGATGATCGTCGGCGGCCGGGAGTTCTCCGACATCTACGACCTGGTCGGGATCCGCGTCCTCGTCGAGGAGGACCGCGACTGCTACTCCGTCCTCGGCGTCCTGCACTCCCGCTGGAACCCCGTCCTCGGGCGTTTCAAGGACTACGTCGCGATGCCGAAGTTCAACATGTACCAGTCGCTGCACACGACGGTCATCGGCCCGCAGGGCAAGCCGGTCGAGCTGCAGATCCGCACGTTCGCGATGCACCGTCGCGCCGAGTACGGCGTCGCCGCCCACTGGAAGTACAAGGAGGACGGCCGCAACGGCGTCGACACCGATCGCCGCGCGGCCGACTTCGAGAACTCCGGCGACATGACCTGGGTCCGGCAGCTGCTGGACTGGCAGAGCGAGGTCGAGGATCCGGGCGAGTTCCTGGAGTCGCTCCGCTTCGAGATCAACCGGGCCGAGGTCTACGTCTTCACCCCGCGCGGTGACGTGATCGCGCTGCCGACCGCAGCGACCCCGGTCGACTTCGCCTACGCCGTCCACACCGAGGTCGGCCACCACACGATCGGCGCGCGGGTCAACGGTCGCCTCGTCCCGCTGGAGTCGACCCTGGACAACGGCGACGTGGTCGAGGTCTTCACCTCCAAGTCCGCGACGGCCGGCCCGTCGCGCGACTGGCTGACCTTCGTGAAGTCGCCGCGCGCCCGCTCCAAGATCCGCCAGTGGTTCACCAAGGAGCGGCGCGAGGAGGCGATCGACCAGGGCAAGGAGCAGATCGCCAAGCTCATGCGCAAGGAGGGGCTGCCCCTCAAGCGCCTGATGTCCCACGAGTCGCTGACCCTGGCCGCCGTCCACTTCAAGCTCGCCGACGTCTCCGCGCTCTACGCCGCCGTCGGCGAGGGCAACGTCAGCGCCCAGGCCGTCGTACGCCGGGTCGTGGACCTGCACGGCGGCAACGACGGGGCCGCGGAGGACCTCGCCGAGGGCGTCACGATCACCGGTCGCCGCAGCCGTTCACGCGTGCAGGCCGGCGGCGACTCCGGGGTCATCGTCAAGGGCGCCGCCGACGTGTGGGTCAAGCTCGCCAAGTGCTGCACCCCCGTCCCGCCCGACGCCATCCTCGGCTTCGTCACCAAGGGCGGGGGAGTCTCGGTGCACCGCCAGGACTGCACCAACGCCTCCGCGCTGAAGGAGCAGCCCGAGCGGCTGCTCGAGGTCGAGTGGGCACCCACCGGCCAGTCGACGTTCCTGGTCAACATCCAGGTCGAGGCGCTCGACCGCGCCCGGTTGCTCTCGGACATCACGATGGTCCTCTCGGACGCCCACGTGAACATCCTCAGCGCCTCGCTCTCCACCACCCGCGACCGGGTCGCCAAGAGCCGCTTCACCTTCGAGATGGCCGAGGCCAAGCACCTCGACAACGTGCTCCGGGCCGTACGCTCGGTCCCCGGGGTGTTCGACGCCTACCGGGTCACGCAGTAG
- a CDS encoding DUF349 domain-containing protein — MTSHQWGRVDDDGTVYVTTAEGERSVGQYPEGTPEEALAFFTERYAALAFEVELLEQRIKSGVLSPEEAVESVKTVHTQVSDANAVGDLAALDTRLTALTPVIEEQREARKVEKAQRAAESRAEKEKIVAEAEKLAESNDWRNGANRLRELLDQWKALPRIDRSSDDALWRRFSTARTAYTRRRKSHFAEQHEKRDGARVIKEKLATEAESLAGSTEWGPTAGRYRDLMKQWKAAGPAPRDVDDALWKRFRGAQDAFFGARDAAAAEQDQEFAANAEVKEKLLVEAEALVPVTDLEAAKRAFRDIADRWDAAGKVPRDRMKELEGRIRKVEQAIRGLEDEQWRKSDPEKSARADDMVSKLEAAIAQVQADLDKARAAGNDKKVKDLEENIASRQAFLKMAKRASDEFSS, encoded by the coding sequence GTGACGAGCCACCAGTGGGGTCGAGTCGACGACGACGGGACCGTCTACGTGACGACCGCCGAGGGTGAGCGCTCCGTCGGCCAGTACCCCGAGGGCACGCCCGAGGAGGCCCTCGCCTTCTTCACCGAGCGGTACGCCGCCCTGGCCTTCGAGGTCGAGCTCCTGGAGCAGCGGATCAAGTCCGGCGTGCTCTCCCCGGAGGAGGCCGTGGAGTCGGTCAAGACCGTGCACACGCAGGTCAGCGACGCCAACGCCGTGGGCGACCTGGCCGCGCTCGACACCCGCCTCACCGCGCTCACCCCGGTCATCGAGGAGCAGCGCGAGGCCCGCAAGGTCGAGAAGGCGCAGCGCGCCGCCGAGTCGCGGGCCGAGAAGGAGAAGATCGTCGCCGAGGCCGAGAAGCTGGCCGAGAGCAACGACTGGCGCAACGGCGCCAACCGCCTCCGCGAGCTGCTCGACCAGTGGAAGGCGCTCCCCCGCATCGACCGGTCCTCCGACGACGCGCTGTGGCGGCGCTTCTCGACCGCCCGCACGGCGTACACCCGCCGCCGCAAGTCGCACTTCGCCGAGCAGCACGAGAAGCGCGACGGCGCCCGAGTCATCAAGGAGAAGCTGGCCACCGAGGCCGAGAGCCTCGCCGGGTCGACGGAGTGGGGCCCCACCGCCGGGCGCTACCGCGACCTGATGAAGCAGTGGAAGGCCGCCGGCCCCGCGCCGCGCGACGTCGACGACGCCCTGTGGAAGCGCTTTCGCGGCGCCCAGGACGCCTTCTTCGGCGCCCGCGACGCCGCCGCGGCCGAGCAGGACCAGGAGTTCGCCGCGAACGCCGAGGTCAAGGAGAAGCTCCTCGTCGAGGCCGAGGCCCTGGTGCCCGTCACCGACCTCGAGGCCGCCAAGCGGGCCTTCCGCGACATCGCCGACCGCTGGGACGCGGCCGGCAAGGTGCCGCGCGACCGCATGAAGGAGCTCGAGGGCCGCATCCGCAAGGTGGAGCAGGCGATCCGCGGCCTCGAGGACGAGCAGTGGCGCAAGTCGGACCCGGAGAAGTCCGCGCGCGCCGACGACATGGTCAGCAAGCTCGAGGCCGCCATCGCCCAGGTGCAGGCCGACCTCGACAAGGCCCGGGCCGCCGGCAACGACAAGAAGGTCAAGGACCTCGAGGAGAACATCGCCTCCCGCCAGGCGTTCCTCAAGATGGCCAAGCGCGCCTCGGACGAGTTCTCGAGCTGA